The Streptomyces durmitorensis genome contains the following window.
CGGGGGAGCGCCGCGAACCGTGCTCCGGGCGGACATACCGGCCCGTCCCCTCGCGTGCGTCGCCGACTGCGAGCGCGTGAGGGCCGATCGCCCACCCAACCCTCGTCACCGCGGGGCAATCGGGTGGGTGGGCGGGAAAGCTCGTTCGTCGAGGGTCGGATGCGGGGTGAACGGGCGGGTGGGTGGGAGAGGTCTGGTCAGGGCCCAGGGGCCAGGGCCCGTAACCTGGGGTGGTGAGTAACAGTGAGCCCGGGGCCCTTTTCGGCGCCGCCGACATCCGCGAGCTGGCCGCTGCCCTGGGCGTACGCCCGACCAAGCAGCGCGGCCAGAATTTCGTCATCGACGCCAACACCGTCCGCCGCATCGTCCGCACCGCGGAAGTCGGCCCGAAGGACGTGGTCGTCGAGGTCGGGCCGGGGCTCGGCTCGCTGACCCTCGCGCTGCTCGACACCGCGGACAGCGTCATCGCGGTCGAGATCGACGACGTGCTCGCCGGGGCCCTTCCGGCGACCGTCGAGGCCCGGCTCCCGGCGAAGGCCGCATCCTTCGCGCTCGTGCACAGCGACGCCATGCTCGTGCGCGAGCTGCCGGGCCCCGCCCCGACCGCGCTGGTCGCCAACCTCCCGTACAACGTGGCCGTGCCCGTGCTGCTGCACATGCTCGACACCTTCCCCAGTATCGAGCGCACGCTCGTGATGGTGCAGGCCGAGGTCGCCGACCGCCTCGCCGCCGACCCGGGCTCGAAGGTGTACGGCGTGCCCTCGGTGAAGGCGAACTGGTACGCCGACGTGAAGCGCGCCGGTTCCATCGGGCGGAACGTCTTCTGGCCCGCCCCCAACGTCGACTCGGGGCTCGTCTCCCTGGTGCGGCGCGCCGCGCCCGTCGAGACCACAGCGTCGAAGCGTGAGGTCTTCGCCGTCGTCGACGCCGCCTTCGCCCAGCGCCGCAAGACCCTGCGGGCCGCGCTCGCCGGATGGGCGGGCTCGGCCGCGGCGGCGGAGGCGGCGCTCGTCGCCGCCGGAGTCTCGCCGCAGGCACGCGGCGAAGCCCTGACGGTGGAGGAGTTCGCGCGGATCGCCGAGCACAAGGGAGCGGGCGCGTGAGCGTGACCGTACGCGTTCCCGCGAAGGTCAACGTCCAGCTCGCGGTGGGGGCCGCGCGCGCGGACGGTTTTCATGACCTCGCCAATGTCTTCCTCGCCGTAGGGCTCTACGACGAGGTCACCGTGACCCCCGCCGAGCAGCTGCGCGTGACCTGCTCCGGGCCCGATGCCGCCCAAGTGCCCCTGGACCGTACGAACTTGGCGGCCAGGGCCGCCGAGCTGCTCGCCGCCCGGCATGGTCGTACGGCCGATGTGCACATCCACATCGCCAAGGACATCCCCGTCGCGGGCGGCATGGCCGGTGGCAGCGCGGACGGTGCGGGCGCGCTCGTGGCGTGCGACGCGCTGTGGGGGACCGAGGCCTCGCGCGATGAACTTCTCGACATCTGCGCCGAGTTGGGCAGTGATGTGCCGTTCAGCCTGGTGGGTGGGGCCGCGCTTGGCACCGGGCGTGGCGAGCAGTTGGAGGTCCTTGAGGTCGGCGGGGCCTTTCACTGGGTCTTCGCCGTCGCCGACGGCGGGCTCTCCACGCCCGCGGTCTACCGCGAGTTCGACCGCCTGACCCCGGAAGCCCCCGCCCCCAAGGCATCGGCTGCCTTGCTCGACGCCCTGCGCAAGGGGGATGTCGAGGCTCTCGCCGGTGCCGTCGCCAATGACCTGCAGCCCGCGGCTCTTTCGCTCTTCCCCTCGCTCTCCGGCACCCTCGCCGCCGGTACCGACGCCGGCGCCCTGGCCGCGCTGGTCTCCGGATCCGGGCCCACGACGGCGTTCCTCGCCGCGGACGCCGCCTCCGCGCGACGGATCGCGGCGGCGCTTTCGGCC
Protein-coding sequences here:
- the rsmA gene encoding 16S rRNA (adenine(1518)-N(6)/adenine(1519)-N(6))-dimethyltransferase RsmA — protein: MSNSEPGALFGAADIRELAAALGVRPTKQRGQNFVIDANTVRRIVRTAEVGPKDVVVEVGPGLGSLTLALLDTADSVIAVEIDDVLAGALPATVEARLPAKAASFALVHSDAMLVRELPGPAPTALVANLPYNVAVPVLLHMLDTFPSIERTLVMVQAEVADRLAADPGSKVYGVPSVKANWYADVKRAGSIGRNVFWPAPNVDSGLVSLVRRAAPVETTASKREVFAVVDAAFAQRRKTLRAALAGWAGSAAAAEAALVAAGVSPQARGEALTVEEFARIAEHKGAGA
- a CDS encoding 4-(cytidine 5'-diphospho)-2-C-methyl-D-erythritol kinase translates to MSVTVRVPAKVNVQLAVGAARADGFHDLANVFLAVGLYDEVTVTPAEQLRVTCSGPDAAQVPLDRTNLAARAAELLAARHGRTADVHIHIAKDIPVAGGMAGGSADGAGALVACDALWGTEASRDELLDICAELGSDVPFSLVGGAALGTGRGEQLEVLEVGGAFHWVFAVADGGLSTPAVYREFDRLTPEAPAPKASAALLDALRKGDVEALAGAVANDLQPAALSLFPSLSGTLAAGTDAGALAALVSGSGPTTAFLAADAASARRIAAALSASGTCRTARVADSPAPGATLL